Proteins encoded together in one Amblyomma americanum isolate KBUSLIRL-KWMA chromosome 1, ASM5285725v1, whole genome shotgun sequence window:
- the LOC144113079 gene encoding salivary anticoagulant protein P23-like: MLPAVLVTLFVGAFGATVYDANRYIDEVLGRRMPVLVSRNRLDPLPVADYITNLGAPNVLSAQMRKVNVTGLGLVRRQGDCGRPGTSGPGRVTVGCNVVLDRVAVSATSDLRYYMEPYQRIGVRANFDTNHALVEVTSVVGQPPIVNFRLLRPLVPRLTFSNLKNLPLYSVIEKGYSQELSRILQTQLSGPYLASLGTACRDVPFPR, translated from the exons ATGCTTCCAGCCGTCCTGGTCACCCTTTTCGTCG GGGCCTTCGGTGCCACCGTGTATGATGCCAACCGCTACATAGATGAAGTGCTGGGCCGCCGGATGCCCGTTTTGGTCTCCCGAAACCGCTTGGACCCGCTTCCGGTGGCAGACTACATCACTAACCTTGGCGCACCCAATGTGCTGAGCGCCCAGATGCGCAAAGTCAACGTCACCGGGCTGGGACTGGTCCGGCGGCAAGGTGACTGTGGTCGACCCGGCACGTCGGGTCCGGGCCGTGTCACCGTCGGCTGCAACGTGGTTCTTGACCGTGTCGCCGTCAGCGCAACGTCTGACCTGAGATACTATATGGAGCCATACCAGCGCATCGGCGTTCGAGCGAACTTCGACACCAATCACGCCTTGGTCGAGGTGACATCCGTGGTCGGTCAGCCACCGATTGTCAACTTCAGGCTCCTGCGGCCGCTCGTTCCGCGCCTTACGTTCAGCAACCTCAAAAACTTGCCTCTGTACAGCGTCATCGAGAAAGGCTACTCGCAAGAGCTATCTCGCATCCTCCAGACGCAGCTGTCCGGGCCCTACCTGGCCTCACTCGGCACCGCCTGTCGGGATGTCCCTTTCCCGCGATAA